The sequence catattctccgctgccgttgaatactaatgtcccctttggatattttagcttctgggcatagtgttgagcttcttgttcttcttctttagagagtttctttcccgaagcatgacggatgatatattcaatattttcttttaaagcttcgggaccaGACGCGGGAGTTTTCTCAGGCAAACTTTGTTCTATAGCCTCTtcactactgttgggggccttcggcttccgaaggtcctcaaaaacatgatttgacaatgttttccaagtatgcgagcaggtaccttcggaatcaggttgcgggtatacaagagcatggtcaagacgaagcttgaccgaAATGggagacgatcatgacgaaggatgaaacgatcacgaagctatgtgtagaagagcttcggcatgacagcagaaaaggggaaccgacttaaagatgaaaagccaaattagacctcgaagaattactatagagttattgataaaagtaaagggcattaatgtaattttacatgggctgcgtcccgtgcctataaatagatgaacagtactcctgtactgttcacgttgacttggcattagcatcacgcttgtacccttactttccttcaagccgaaggtacatttgtaatttgttgttgtttatataagtaaaataaatagaaataaattaataataatgttcaaagtaatcatgttattttccgtgttttgtgtataaatctctcttatcttttattatgattatgaaggtgtgaccttcataaccttcgtccgaaatccattatatccaaagggaaataatgcttcgaaggacgaagggctttgatatttaacattttatgttgccttgttcttaattcatagcatttgagaacaagtccccaacaactaccGGTCTGACGAACCGCCACGCCGCTCTCATCAAGGGTTGGCAGCGTGGCCTGCACCGCCGTTCGTAGCCCTGGATCATCACAGAGCACCGGGACGTCCTGGGGGAGTATCAAGGATTCAGGGATaaaggactcaccagtaatcctCTTCACTAGGAGTTCCAGCTCCTCCCAGGATAGATCAGTACCCGGCCCACGCTGGATCCTGCCGATATCATTCAGGCCACTGAACCAGCAGCACAGGCGCGGCCTCCTCTGCAGCAGCATGACCTGGCGCTTCAAAATGTCGCCGACCACATGCATGGAGGTCAGACCACCGGTTTCCAAGGTCTTGATCTTGTCCAGTACGGGCAGGAGCTCTGGCGATAGCGATGGCTTGGCTCTCCATTGCTTCCAGTCGAGTGCTGGCTCGTCGCTCGGCAGGACGAGGCAGTCGTTGGCCTCGACGCTGGCGATCACCCAGTTGctgcgccagttttcccaccttgcGCCGCCGAGGGTGGGGATGTAGGCCACGGCTGAATCTGAccttgtctggaagtagtaggcgccgagttggtccttagccttcccagacttcaccaacacgaagaaatgcggaagagggaggtgcagggggccacccccacaaacatctcgcagaggtggacgaagatggccgcctggaggatggagtggggcgtgaggtgctgaagctggagcccgagctcctccaacagcagcaggaagaaaggcgagatcggcagcgccaacccacaGGAGACGTAGGAGACGAACAAAacaaactccccggcggcgaggtCGCCGAGGGGGACGGCGTCGGTGCGGATTCTTCCGGTGAGCCCTGGCACGCTCCACCCGAGCAAGTCGCGCACCAGATTGAGTGTCGCCTTAGACTGGAAGCGGTCAGGATGGCCAAGCGAAGTCATGGCATCGGCGGCGGCGCGGGTGTAGAGCAGGAGAGCGCGAATgcaaaggggcgcagagagctcgaaggcgaaagggcgcagtCGATTGGAAGAGAATGCGAAAGGGTAACTACTGCACGCGGAGGTGAAccctttttcaaggaaaccagAGTCCTCGCTCAAGGAAACCCTTCCGCGCGCCCCTCAATCGCCGCAGGAGAACACGCGCGACAGGCACCTAGATCCAGGcagcccagtctatgacacgggggcttgggtccacaagtcatacaccTTGCGAGTCAGATTTCGGGTGCAGAGGGAACGAACCGCCGCacgcggtagtgcgcctcttcattTCCGCCGCAAAAGACAAAcaacccagtctatgacacggggccCCAGGCCACgggtcatactccttgggtgccGATTCCTGGGTGTAGAAAGAGCGAACTGCCGCACGCGCCAGTAGTGCGTCTCCTCGGGGTCGTGGCTGAAGACATAAGGTAATTttttaaaccaatgcagcggtatcgaggcgtCCCACGCATGGCTCGACGAAACCACCAGGTGTGGGGGCCGCGGGACAGTCAGCCACGGGGACATatatggcagttggcgtgaccgaaggcggatTGACGGTGAGTGCATCAGCATGCACTGAAACGGCACGCCAATCACCAAAAAAGCCATGTTGAGGCgaagtacaagctttggccccacctgcaggctcgcatcctcccctgaggtgggcccgggggccactgtcggtaccctaaaacaggggtaccccctacTGCTGTATAAAAGCACAGCGCCCATGCGGCTATCTATAGTCGCGTGGTAAAAAGGCTCTACGTGGGACCGGGCCATGACTCGCCCAAgcgtcgggcgactactctgggccagcaacagcatcGACCTCACCACCTGGACAGGTCTGGTACCACCACGTGTCTAGAGAGCTGCACACTCTAGGGCATCACCAGCGGGCCCAGACCCCCATGCGGAGGTGCCGGACCCCCGTATATACAAACCgggcctccgggtaaggtccaggacctccacgggcgcaaaccggacccctaggatgggatccggacccctctgtgtggggttcaggccactcacagcagggtcccgggattctgggacagagaatacctaggccttaatcaaggccaggcgggggtccggtgccgacacgtgtccggaccttatcgtatacgcttctgctccccgcccaggcggaaaCCCGATGATGCCGCGTGGCCTACTGCACGTGACGTAAgtcaacgggcggagcctgacgtaaggcctcggggctacgcggcctctgcatttattgaggataaggcgcgccgcctgtccattccattggtaggcggtgtgccgcctcagcatttattgagacctgtccattccgctAGCAGGCAGCGAGCTGTCCATTCCACAGGCGATAGGCGGCGTGCTTGTCCATTCCACTAGCAGACGGCACGCCCATACTGCTGCGTGCACTACTCTCATCATTACTCGCacgttaccaaggaagcagccgCCGCATATCAATACTGCATGGACTGCGGACATCATGGCGCCCAGAGATTGCTCAGGTGTTACTTGCATTAGTTACTCCTATAATGTATTCCTTccgttatgctcctgggcccacatgtcggggctcagcatccttgtatgtgcctcccttgagctataaaagggaaggcacacaacatTATAAGACAAGCTCTCTCAAACTCAATACAACACAtagacagtggagtagggtattacgctccggcggcctgaaccactctaaatcctcgtgtcCACTCGTGTTCCTCGACCATCTAGCAGATaggcaaaacacttaggcccctcctcatcttaggatttagggcgggtgcgttccgccacccggtcggAGATTTTCCTCTCCAACAAAaaggatgaagacctttgaatggattacttctaaaatccactcaaagctcgggggctacacccattgggtgcaccttcggtgcacccaacaaATTCACAATGCCTTGAAGCCAAATGTTGATTTCAAAAGCAAAAGGATGAAGACCTTTAAATGGATtacttctaaaatccactcaaagcttgggggctacacccaatagaTTCACAATGCCTTGAAGCCAAatgctgatttcaaaagcataaaaatgaagacctttgaatggattacttctaaaatccactcaaagctcgggggctacacccaacagCAGTACAAAAGATCAAGTCATGCTACGAACCCATAGGCATTACTAGGAACCTTTGagtcgattatttcaaaatcaactcaaagattcgaggcttatgggggacagatatcccccgggtccactagaagacgAAAACCCTTGTGTGGGGCCGCAAACCAGTCACCCGCAAGGTCGTCTCATCGTGGGCCGGGCAAagactacagttgaaatgggccgACCCAAGAAGGTGATGGGCTCGCGCCCGGATTGTCTGTGGATTATAAGTAATCTTGAGGGAGTCGTCCGTCTTTCCCGCGCCCGACGCCCTCAAACGCCGGAGATAGACCGGGACGAAGCCATCGGGTTTTCCTTAAGATAAGTAAAGTTTGTTTGTTATTTGCTAGGAGATAAGCTAGAAGAGTGTGATCAGCGTGTGCATAGGGAGTGCCCcgcggtcgtgtatataaggcctaggggaaccccatcattttcatctcattagcaCCTCTCCATTCAGGAAACGCCACTTGTAAACACACCACACATACAAAAGTCACCCTAGAAAGTAGGGTATTACacctctcaaagcggcccgaacctgtagaaaatcgccCGACTCTCTCTCATGCTTTTggcatgaaccatcgagctacaatctgcgacatcgtcctacccaaaagcatcacGAGGGTACCCCCGGTTGTGCGGTCGGACACTAGACACCGACAGGAAGATTTGGCGCAATCGCAGCAGGTGGTGGATAGACTCACGTAAGTACTCTGATATGTACATGGATATCTCCTCAGTTGGCTATATAAGAATGAGGGGGCACCCCTACAAAAAGGTTAGCCCCGCTAGACTGGTACCTTCAGCAATTACATGTAAACCCTCGAACTTAGAGCAATACAACTCCCAGAAAAAACCATAgggcgtagggtattacgcccaaTAGAAGCCCAAACCTGTATAACTCGTTGTGTTTCGTCGTGCcctgcacgaaccatcgagctacgatCGACATCGCCGCCCTTTTAAAAGCACTGCGTGATACGCCCCGTAGTGTGCCGTCGGTAGTAAACACCGACGGGGGCGTGCCATCATATGGATAACAAGCCTTGGTATACACCTAGTTTACTCTATTTTCTGGTTTTGAATTAAGTTTAGCACAAGCCATACTATAGATACTAATGGGTTATTgataagaaccaagtgctcatatCCCTATGCACTTCAAACAAACCTAGCCACAAGACAAGGAGCTTCTCACAAAATAGAGATACTTTTTACTATGTCGGCGATGATAAAAATATCTACTATTATCTCAGATCATAAATAAATATATGACGTcgttattttttttaaaaaaactttaaccactcatcttattcaaaatattATTAAAAATATAAAAGTTTAAATCGTGATCTCGAGTGATAAAATAAATCATGACAAATAAATAATAACTCACGATTTTTTAATATAAGATGAGTGATTAAAGTTTTTGAAAAGAAAGCCAGCACCGCGGTATATATTTATAAAAAGAGGGAGTATCATGCGATAATATAAATATACCTGTGTAATAAATAAAAGAGAAAAAAACGAAAGAGAGAAACGGCCGGAGCTAGACGGACCCAAACAAACAATCGGCCCGCAGCACGCTACCACGACTGATCAATGACCCAATAACCCAAGGTCAACTCCGTAGGGATACCCTGGCTGTGCCTGGTGCctgcccgccgccgccgtcctGCCCACCCGCCCACCTGCACGCACCCAGATGCCACCTGCCGCTGCCGGCCGCCACTGCTGCCGGCGGCCACgtccgcggcgctgaccaccgccCGCCTCGCCATGCCCCGCATCCTCCTCGCCCAGTTCTCCCGCCGCCGGCTCCACGCTCACCTCTCGCGTCCCCTCGCCATTCTCTCGAACGCCTTCTCGGCGTCCGCCGCCTCGTCTcggccgcgcccgccgccgctCCCGCCACTCTCTCCGCTGCTCCCAGCGCGCCCCGAGGACGCGCGCCTCGTAGCCGCGTCCTCGtccgccatcgccgccgcctTCCACGACTGGTTCCACGAGTCCCGCAACTCCGCTTCTGCGCCGACACCGCCCAAGGCGCTCGACGCGATCTACGAGGCGCTCGCGTCCGATGAGACGGCCCCGCTAGAGGCGCTCCCGCTCTCGGAGACGCTCGTCCTCGCCGTGCTCCGCCACCATCCGAGGGGGTTCCACAACGACGCCGCCCTGCTGCTGCTCCGCCTCAAGTTCTTCGACTGGTCGGGCCGTCACCGGCGCTACCACCACACGCGGGCCGTCTACCACACCGTCTTCCGCCTCCTTAGATGCGCGCGCCGCAATGCCGTCCTTCTCGATTGGCTCCACCGCTTCTTCGACACCTCCGCGAGAGGCGGCCACCTGCGTTTCCACGACACGCTCATCATCGGCTATGCCATCGCGGGCGACCCGCAGCGCGGGCTCAACATCTTCGGCCGCATGCGCTTCCACGGCCTCGACCCCGACCCCGTCTCTTCACGTATCCTCCTCAACTCCCTGGTCGATGCGTCGATGCACGATCTTGCCGAGTCCTTCGCCCACAACCTTGCCCCCAGCCCCGTCGCTACAAGCATATGCATCAAGAGCCTCTGTCGTCGCGCCCGCCTCGACGATGCCGTTGCTCTCCTCGACACCATGCCGTTTGCTGATGCATCCCGTGGCCCGGCGGCTGGCTGCATCCTCACCGAGTTCTGCCGCCGTGGACGTTTTGCGGAGGCAAGCGAGCTCGTTAGTAAGTTTCCATCCAGTGATGTGTATGGTGCGTGGATCAATGGACTCTTTGGTGCTGGCGAGCTTGATGCTACGATGAAGTTCCTCTCTGATAAGAAGGAAAGTGAAGGCTACATCCTTGATGGGCGGCGGTGTGACAGCCTTATTTATCGCTTGCTTGTCAGGAACAGACTTGGCGAAGTGTATGACTTGCTTGTTCAAATGATGGAGGAGGGCATTGCTCCTGGCATACGCACCATGAATGCTGCGCTTTGCTTCTTTTGCAAGGCTGGTCTTGTTGAAGTAGCCATGGATTTGTATAGGTCGAGAGTGGAGCTCGGGATCAACCCAAACAAAGATGTCTACCATAATCTGATCAAGGCACTGTGCCATGGTGGGGAGACAGAGGAAGCATGCCTGGTATTTGAGGAAACTATGGAAGGAGGGTACTTCCCGGGGCGTCGGACATTTACCATGCTTTCAAACGTGCTGTGTCAGGAGGGGAAGCTGGACAGGGTGCGGGAGCTGCTAAATAGGGCAGTCAAGCAGGAAGCCTGGGCAGTTGACTCTGTTTTGGCCAAGTACCTCGCGGCACTATGCAAGAGTGGGAACATGGAGGCGGCATGCGAACTGCCTCATGTAGCAAGCAGCAAGAGCCATGTGGGCTTATATCGCTATGAGTCAACATACAAGAACCTGATTCGAGCATTGGTATTGACTAAGAGGGTGGACGCGCTGCCAAGGCTTATACTGCAAATGCAAGAAATGGGGCACATCCCAAGCCGGAGCCTCTATGTGTCAGTTGTCTGTTCTTTGTGTGAAATGAATAGGTATGCCGAGGTTCTTGATCTGTTAGACAACCAGTTAATGCGGAATGAGATCCATCCCGTTGTGTGCTACAACCACTTCATTTCTGGTGCTGGTCATGCTAAGAGGGCAGACATGGCCAAGGCGATATATGACCGAATGGAGGCTTCAGGGATTGAACCATCAATAACAAGCAACGTGCTTCTTCTCATTAGTTATGTAAGGAGCAAAAATCTCGGGGGTGCACTTAATTTTTTTAACCTCGTTCGTCGGAAGAAAACACCTTGTGCCAGGTTATATAATGTATTTATATCTGGCCTATGTGAAGTTAGGAAGCCTGAGCAGGCAATGATGTTCTTTAGGGAAGCAAGGGATAATGGTATAATCCCAAGCATGTACTGCTACGAGAATCTTCTTCTCTTGCTGTGCTCTGTTAGCGATTATACCAATGCTGTAAAGGTTGTTGATGATTTCAGAGAAACGGGTCGCCCTGTTTCAGCTTTCTTGACTAATGTTCTTCTGTTGCACACATTGATGGGCCACAAGCTTCTGCAGGCTTTTTTACGTTCAAGAGATAAATCAAAGCCTCTAGAACTGAAAGGTGAAGATATCCAAGGTCGGAAGGCAGGAAGGCTCTTGATTGGTGATCTAGTTGCCTCGTTTGCAAGTGGTATCAGAAACATGAGTGACTTAGAGCATTTGGGAGAGGAGATGGAAAAGTATTTTCCTGTTGATATTTACACTTATAACATGCTGTTACGAGGGTTCTCTATGGCAGGAAGGATGGACTCTGCCTGTAGGTTGTATGAAAGGATATGCAGGCAAGGGTATCAACCAAATCGATGGACTTTTGATACAATTGTGCATGGGTTCtgcaagaatggtgacataattgaaGCTCAGAGGTGGATGGATGCATTGTATCGAAGTGGTTTCTATCCCACTTGGTACACTATGAGGGTATACAACAATTTGTTGTTGCGAGCACAAGACAAGAAGATCATTTCTTTGTATGAGTAACGATATCTATTTCATATTCGACTGGTGGTCTGCTCTCTGCCTTGATCCTATTATGCAGCTGACACAGGTAATCTTCAAGCCTTGCTATTGTTTCAGCTCCTAATAATATACTATGTTCTTATGCTTCGTGCTTCCTATATCTTTAGTCTGATAAACTGTGATAACCAACTGTAGTTCTTGCTACATTTTCTTAGAATGCACAAAGACTAGTTTTAGGACCTTGCACTTTAACTTAGGGATATCACACTAGATCAGTGAAAGAAGTATGCTTTGCAAGGTTTTTACCTGCATAAAATTGCTTAATAATTTGATTACACCATGTGAAAGAAGTATTTTTTGCAAGGTGTTTACCTGGATAAAGTTGCTTATTAACTTTATCGCCATGCACATGGGATCTACAAATGGCTTCCCTGACCTTGTGCAGTGCTCCTCGCCCTCAAGATGAGCACATCCTCAGATGGTATAAGTTGTGGTTTTCTCCTCTGCTTTCCTTGTTTGCTGAGGGCCCTCTGTTTGATTAGATTATGCCATctgcttgatgttgttgtattctgTATTATAATTTGTAAATTATATATACTATATTACAATATACTATATAAGTATATATGTCCAGAAACGCATGGACGACTAAATGGGTGACTTGCTCAACTAGGGTCGATTAGTCGATCTGGTCGACGACTAATCGACTGGTCGGTACCTATACAACTTAAAAACATGATTGAACTCACCATTTTCTGTTCAAGTTTGGTGGCTgtagttattttattttatacAGGTGTCCAATTCACCAGAGATTTAGGATAATGTTACATTTAATGTTTTACAAGCTGTCTTATATAATCACATAGTGTTCTTATAATTTTATTGTTCTCTACTAGAAGAGTTTGATGTGGTTTCTTGGGATACTGTCTGTTGCATAATCGCATAAGTAAATCTCCCGGTGTTTTACAAGCTGCAGTAATCTACGTTTTGCAGCTCAATGCCTGACATCGTTTCCTTATAATTTCAGCTTATTGCAGGCATTCTCTTGGAAGATCAAATATACTCTTCGTAGACATGTACTCCAAGATTTAACACTTCTTTTTAAGGAAGCGCATCTCATCTATCATCACCTGATGTCTGGGATGCTTCTGGGATATCAGTTTACGTGTAGCATGGAGTTCTCCTTTGACTTTGATGTATCTATCAGTGGTACTCAATTTTTGCGAAAAGGTCCTCTAATGTAATGGTTAAGACTTCCGAGCAGCACTTATAGGTCTCGGGTTCGATCCCTCTTGAGAACGAATTTCGGGCTTAGCTAAAAAAAATCTCCTCTATATGTCCCATCCGCTCTCGGAGATCGATATCAAACGCGTCACCCTCCAGCTGGGCCGTTGTAGAGTGGGCAATTGATCAGCCCGTTAGTGATGGAGGGCAGAGTTTGAGGGTTTTCTCGGTCGGGATCATGTACTGGGAGAACGGTCTTTCCCTCCTCTGCCGAGTTTTTTTAGTTCTCATTTTTG is a genomic window of Zea mays cultivar B73 chromosome 5, Zm-B73-REFERENCE-NAM-5.0, whole genome shotgun sequence containing:
- the LOC100381630 gene encoding pentatricopeptide repeat-containing protein At1g71210, mitochondrial isoform X1; this translates as MPRILLAQFSRRRLHAHLSRPLAILSNAFSASAASSRPRPPPLPPLSPLLPARPEDARLVAASSSAIAAAFHDWFHESRNSASAPTPPKALDAIYEALASDETAPLEALPLSETLVLAVLRHHPRGFHNDAALLLLRLKFFDWSGRHRRYHHTRAVYHTVFRLLRCARRNAVLLDWLHRFFDTSARGGHLRFHDTLIIGYAIAGDPQRGLNIFGRMRFHGLDPDPVSSRILLNSLVDASMHDLAESFAHNLAPSPVATSICIKSLCRRARLDDAVALLDTMPFADASRGPAAGCILTEFCRRGRFAEASELVSKFPSSDVYGAWINGLFGAGELDATMKFLSDKKESEGYILDGRRCDSLIYRLLVRNRLGEVYDLLVQMMEEGIAPGIRTMNAALCFFCKAGLVEVAMDLYRSRVELGINPNKDVYHNLIKALCHGGETEEACLVFEETMEGGYFPGRRTFTMLSNVLCQEGKLDRVRELLNRAVKQEAWAVDSVLAKYLAALCKSGNMEAACELPHVASSKSHVGLYRYESTYKNLIRALVLTKRVDALPRLILQMQEMGHIPSRSLYVSVVCSLCEMNRYAEVLDLLDNQLMRNEIHPVVCYNHFISGAGHAKRADMAKAIYDRMEASGIEPSITSNVLLLISYVRSKNLGGALNFFNLVRRKKTPCARLYNVFISGLCEVRKPEQAMMFFREARDNGIIPSMYCYENLLLLLCSVSDYTNAVKVVDDFRETGRPVSAFLTNVLLLHTLMGHKLLQAFLRSRDKSKPLELKGEDIQGRKAGRLLIGDLVASFASGIRNMSDLEHLGEEMEKYFPVDIYTYNMLLRGFSMAGRMDSACRLYERICRQGYQPNRWTFDTIVHGFCKNGDIIEAQRWMDALYRSGFYPTWYTMRVYNNLLLRAQDKKIISLYE